One region of Osmia lignaria lignaria isolate PbOS001 chromosome 7, iyOsmLign1, whole genome shotgun sequence genomic DNA includes:
- the LOC117604550 gene encoding uncharacterized protein LOC117604550 has product MSIHNTGKCSLTFQLRVIDVLEGTIPQDQENKVQRRKKVDGDSDKKSSKKAEFREHIQPQEEFAIFGRNLKPSTNDYFSFDKFDEKMQIVVGENNKMEFIVRFQRQDEEKNSQNKETTSKKEKKKKKSGKSEENEKLNYCYVAVLKLMLGTSTRAHDFVIICSTK; this is encoded by the exons aTTCATAACACTGGAAAGTGCTCGTTGACGTTTCAACTTCGCGTAATCGATGTGTTGGAAGGTACTATTCCTCAAGATCAAGAAAATAAAGTgcaaagaaggaaaaaagtgGACGGGGATAGTGATAAAAAATCCTCGAAGAAAGCAGAATTCAGAGAGCATATACAACCACAGGAAGAATTTGCCATATTTGGAAGAAATTTGAAACCGTCTACCAATGACTACTTTTCGTTTGACAAGTTTGATGAGAAGATGCAGATAGTAGTCGGTGAAAACAACAAG ATGGAATTCATCGTTCGGTTTCAACGACAAGACGAGgagaaaaattctcaaaataaaGAGACAACGtcaaagaaggagaagaaaaagaaaaaatcaggGAAAAGTGAGGAAAATGAGAAATTGAATTACTGCTACGTAGCAGTGTTGAAATTAATGCTGGGAACCTCGACTAGAGCGCATGACTTCGTAATAATATGCTCAACAAAATAG